The following is a genomic window from Burkholderia oklahomensis C6786.
CACGATGCGTTCGATCATCGCCGATTCGAAACGCTTGGTAGTGAAGGTCGGCTCGAGCCTCGTCACCAACGACGGCCGCGGGCTCGACCATGACGCTATCGGCCGATGGGCTGCCCAGATCGCCGCGCTGCGCGGCGCGGGCAAGGAAGTGGTGCTCGTCAGTTCGGGCGCGATCGCGGAAGGGATGCAGCGCCTCGGCTGGAGCAAGCGGCCGCGCGAAATCGACGAACTGCAGGCGGCCGCGGCCGTCGGGCAGATGGGGCTCGCGCAGGTGTACGAGAGTCGCTTCGCCGAGCACGGCATCCGCACCGCGCAGATTCTTCTCACGCACGCGGACCTCGCCGACCGCGAACGCTACCTGAACGCGCGTTCGACGCTTCTCACGCTGCTGCGGCTCGGCGTCGTGCCGATCATCAACGAGAACGACACCGTCGTCACCGACGAAATCAAGTTCGGCGACAACGACACGCTCGGTGCGCTCGTCGCGAACCTGATCGAAGGCGACGCGCTCATCATCCTCACTGATCAGAAGGGGCTCTTTACGGCCGATCCGCGCAAGGATCCGAGTGCGACGCTCGTCGGCGAGGCGAGCGCCGGCGCGCCCGAGCTCGAGGCGATGGCGGGCGGCGCGGGGTCGAGCATCGGCCGCGGCGGCATGCTGACGAAGATTCTCGCAGCGAAGCGCGCCGCGCACAGCGGCGCGAACACCGTGATCGCGAGCGGCCGCGAGCATGAAGTGCTCGTGCGGCTCGCGTCGGGCGAGGCGATCGGCACGCAGCTGATCGCACGCACCGCGAGAGTGGCGGCGCGCAAGCAGTGGATGGCGGACCACTTGCAGGTGCGTGGCCACGTCGTCATCGACGCGGGCGCGGTCGACAAGCTGACGGCGGGCGGCAAGAGCCTGCTGCCGATCGGCGTCGTCGCGGTGCAGGGCGTATTCGCGCGCGGCGAAGTGATCGCGTGCGTCGACGACACGGGCCGCGCAGTCGCACGCGGCATTACCAATTACAGCAGCGCCGAGGCGAAGCTGATTCAGCGCAAGCCGAGCGGCGAGATCGAAGCGGTGCTCGGCTACATGCTGGAGCCCGAACTGATCCATCGGGACAACCTCGTGCTCGTCTGACGCGGCGCCGTCGTCCTGTCCGACCGCGGCCGTGCGGCCCGCGCAGCCGATTGCATCGGCGCGTTGGTGCGCCGGCGCGCCGCGATCGCTTGCGCCGGCTCAGCGGATTTGATTGAGCGTCGTCCGGTTGTAGCGAATGTTCTCGATGATCGCCGAGCGCTTGCCCGTCGGCATCTTGTTCGCGCAGAAGAAATCCTGATAGAGCGCCGCGTGGTACGCGTTCAGCTCGCCGTTTTCGATCCGCTGCCAGTCGGTTGCGACCGTGCGGTCCCAGCCGTCGTGATCCGCGTTCAGCACCGCGTACTGGCGCCATTCGTACGTGTCGCAGCGAATTCCTTCGTAGTTGACGTTGCGCGCGCCCGCGGGGCTCGTGACGACGACGACGTAGCGGACGACGCCGTCCGTGCCGACGTCGAGCGACTTCGAATCGACGGAGAACTTGAGCGGCGTGTTCTGCGACACGTTGAACGGCAGCAGATCGCTCGTCTGCGGCAGCGGCGGCAGCGTCTCGACCTTGTTTTCAGTCCATTGCGGCTGACGGTCGAGCAGGTAGGTGAATGCGCTGTCGTCCTTGTTGGTCGGGGTGTTCGAATGGGCACAGCCGGCCAGCGCGGCGGCCGCGACGATCGACGCAGCGGCAAGAGCAATCGCTTTCAATATGCGTACCTCGTAAAAAAAGCGCGGCATCCTTCAATGCCGCGCCCGGTCATGCGTTTTTCATTCCCGTCGGACGAACTCGTGCGTCAATCGCGCAAGGTCAGGCGGGGAGGGTTTTCGTCGAGCGTGCTCGCGCCCGGCTCGACTTCCGAACAGACTGCCGACGTGTCGATCGCTGCCGGTGTTTCCGCGGTCGCGTGTCCGTTCGCAACGCGCGGAAAGCGCGACGCGCGCGGACCGCGCAACTTGTCGGAACGCTGCGCCGGGCGGCGCAGGAAACGCGACAGTTCGGTCAACGCCAACTGATACACATCCCGCTTGAACTCGATCACCGCGTCGAGTGGCACCCAGTATTCGTTCCAGCGCCATGCGTCGAACTCCGGATGATCCGTCGCGCGCAGGCAGATGTCGCAATCGCGCCCGACCATTCGCAGCAGGAACCAGATCTGCTTCTGGCCGCGATAATGTCCGCGCACTTCGCGCTTGATGAACTTGTCTGGCACCTCATAACGCAACCAGTCGCGAGTGCGGCCGATGATCTTGACGTGTTCCGGCAGCAGCCCGGTTTCCTCGTGCAGCTCCCGGTACATTGCCTGCATCGGGGTCTCGCCGTACTTGATGCCCCCTTGCGGAAACTGCCAGGAATGCTCGCGGAGCCGCTTGCCCCAAAACACTTCGTTGCGCGCGTTCAAGAG
Proteins encoded in this region:
- the proB gene encoding glutamate 5-kinase, which produces MRSIIADSKRLVVKVGSSLVTNDGRGLDHDAIGRWAAQIAALRGAGKEVVLVSSGAIAEGMQRLGWSKRPREIDELQAAAAVGQMGLAQVYESRFAEHGIRTAQILLTHADLADRERYLNARSTLLTLLRLGVVPIINENDTVVTDEIKFGDNDTLGALVANLIEGDALIILTDQKGLFTADPRKDPSATLVGEASAGAPELEAMAGGAGSSIGRGGMLTKILAAKRAAHSGANTVIASGREHEVLVRLASGEAIGTQLIARTARVAARKQWMADHLQVRGHVVIDAGAVDKLTAGGKSLLPIGVVAVQGVFARGEVIACVDDTGRAVARGITNYSSAEAKLIQRKPSGEIEAVLGYMLEPELIHRDNLVLV
- a CDS encoding RNA pyrophosphohydrolase, coding for MLDREGFRPNVGIILLNARNEVFWGKRLREHSWQFPQGGIKYGETPMQAMYRELHEETGLLPEHVKIIGRTRDWLRYEVPDKFIKREVRGHYRGQKQIWFLLRMVGRDCDICLRATDHPEFDAWRWNEYWVPLDAVIEFKRDVYQLALTELSRFLRRPAQRSDKLRGPRASRFPRVANGHATAETPAAIDTSAVCSEVEPGASTLDENPPRLTLRD
- a CDS encoding CNP1-like family protein, with the protein product MKAIALAAASIVAAAALAGCAHSNTPTNKDDSAFTYLLDRQPQWTENKVETLPPLPQTSDLLPFNVSQNTPLKFSVDSKSLDVGTDGVVRYVVVVTSPAGARNVNYEGIRCDTYEWRQYAVLNADHDGWDRTVATDWQRIENGELNAYHAALYQDFFCANKMPTGKRSAIIENIRYNRTTLNQIR